A region of Diadema setosum chromosome 15, eeDiaSeto1, whole genome shotgun sequence DNA encodes the following proteins:
- the LOC140238528 gene encoding uncharacterized protein has protein sequence MAKCMEELDALFEEAWNRIPCYIGQCSDDFLSSRGYQPTPCSQDANTEPTEQTARAEENSSSLGKARTEADYGVSTQTTLQDVIDTDRSSIARDIDTSSSQTVGTGVKVECSEVQEFGEIKEEFDVFEVKYEQGDVLSDFYAEQRNSLDISAIMSKSASQHQTTKNDERTTSSAHLVSSNKNPVSDKEQCVPTEAREEIGSTAGGHWDIDTIVRTHPHLNDDHGSIDFYRGLKNYQSRGKFTDVCVDEVRDKVERVVIDRHTYYRCKLCQKTFYELVPIIKHARSHARGKHLFCDQCGRKFRGKFSYDIHLRLHAQGQWREIPDPGSRLYTCQKCHKFFPTNALLSFHKMTHKEEFPFRCGVCDKRFRDSKLRMMHENTHQIVKKKLACPVCGKALSSTATLNTHMKIHKYYKADIEAYACDKCPETFVSAAKLQSHLKTCHPPRPFTETCEKCGRSFSHPTILQQHQRSCHTEKPTTFPCKVCGKEFGRKELVWRHIKIHSDARPYKCLHCDMAFKQSDARHRHEMLHFKDGEFRDVKQHTWKVSHGKDGRQLR, from the coding sequence ATGGCTAAGTGTATGGAAGAGCTCGACGCTTTGTTTGAAGAAGCATGGAACCGCATTCCGTGTTATATCGGACAGTGCTCGGATGACTTTCTAAGCTCCCGCGGTTACCAACCAACGCCATGTTCTCAGGATGCGAATACGGAACCGACAGAGCAGACTGCCCGAGCAGAAGAAAATTCATCATCACTTGGAAAAGCGAGAACGGAGGCGGACTACGGAGTTAGCACGCAGACGACACTGCAAGATGTAATCGATACTGATCGGTCTAGCATAGCACGTGATATCGATACATCCTCATCCCAGACAGTTGgaactggcgtcaaagttgagtGCTCTGAGGTCCAAGAGTTTGGAGAGATAAAGGAAGAGTTCGATGTCTTTGAGGTGAAATATGAGCAGGGGGACGTTTTGAGCGATTTCTACGCGGAACAGCGTAACTCGCTAGATATTAGTGCGATCATGTCAAAATCAGCTAGCCAACACCAAacgacaaaaaatgatgaaagaacAACCTCGAGTGCACACTTGGTCAGTTCAAATAAAAACCCCGTCAGTGATAAAGAACAATGCGTACCGACTGAGGCACGTGAGGAGATAGGAAGCACTGCAGGAGGTCATTGGGATATCGATACCATCGTTAGAACACATCCACACCTTAATGATGATCATGGGTCTATTGATTTTTATCGAGGCTTGAAAAATTACCAATCACGAGGAAAGTTCACGGATGTCTGCGTGGATGAAGTGCGAGACAAGGTTGAGAGAGTGGTAATTGACAGACACACATACTACAGGTGTAAGTTATGCCAAAAGACTTTTTACGAACTGGTTCCTATAATCAAACATGCCAGGTCACATGCCAGAGGAAAGCACTTGTTTTGCGACCAATGCGGGCGGAAATTCAGAGGCAAATTCAGTTACGACATTCACTTACGGCTCCATGCACAGGGCCAGTGGAGAGAAATCCCTGATCCAGGCAGCCGTCTGTACACGTGCCAAAAGTGTCACAAGTTCTTTCCCACCAACGCTTTGTTGTCATTCCATAAAATGACCCACAAAGAAGAATTCCCTTTTCGTTGTGGCGTTTGCGACAAAAGGTTTCGGGACTCAAAGCTACGCATGATGCACGAAAATACACACCaaattgtgaaaaagaaactgGCCTGTCCCGTTTGTGGTAAAGCTCTCAGTTCCACGGCAACGCTTAATACTCACATGAAAATACACAAGTACTACAAGGCCGACATCGAAGCATACGCTTGCGACAAGTGCCCGGAAACCTTCGTGTCTGCAGCAAAACTGCAGTCTCACCTGAAAACGTGTCATCCTCCCCGCCCTTTTACCGAAACATGTGAAAAGTGTGGCCGCAGTTTCTCTCACCCCACCATTTTACAACAGCATCAACGTTCCTGCCACACCGAGAAGCCCACGACATTCCCTTGCAAGGTGTGCGGCAAAGAGTTCGGCAGGAAAGAACTGGTTTGGCGTCACATAAAGATTCATTCCGATGCTCGCCCGTACAAGTGTCTACACTGCGACATGGCTTTTAAGCAGTCCGATGCCAGACATCGGCATGAGATGCTACATTTCAAGGATGGCGAGTTTCGTGACGTTAAGCAACATACGTGGAAAGTTAGCCACGGAAAGGATGGCAGACAACTTCGCTAA
- the LOC140238426 gene encoding triosephosphate isomerase-like, translating to MASGRRFWVGGNYKMNGSKAVIDGLLRTLEEAQVPGNTDVVVSPPAVYLSYMNSKIPAKVSVAAQNCYKVEKGAFTGEISPAMLKDLGISWVILGHSERRHKFGESDELIAEKTQHALSVGLKVIACIGEKLEERESGQTNEVVYRQMKFLADAISDWDSVVIAYEPVWAIGTGKTATPQQAQEVHQNLRSWLTENVSAAVSANTRIVYGGSVNAANCRDLGSQPDVDGFLVGGASLKPEFAQIIAAGGQ from the exons ATGGCAAGCGGCAGACGTTTCTGGGTAGGAGGGAACTACAAAATGAACGGGAGCAAAGCTGTGATTGACGGACTTCTAAGAACATTGGAAGAAGCTCAGGTCCCTGGAAATACTG ATGTGGTGGTGTCGCCACCAGCTGTCTACCTCTCCTACATGAATTCGAAGATTCCGGCAAAAGTCAGTGTCGCTGCACAGAACTGCTACAAGGTGGAGAAGGGTGCCTTCACCGGAGAAATCTCTCCTGCTATGCTGAAGGACCTTGGAATAAGCTGGGTCATTCTCGGCCACTCGGAGCGGAGACACAAGTTTGGAGAATCTGATGAG CTGATCGCAGAGAAGACGCAGCACGCCCTCAGTGTCGGTTTAAAGGTCATTGCCTGCATTGGTGAGAAGctggaggagagagagagtggacaGACCAACGAGGTCGTCTATCGCCAGATGAAATTTTTGGCAG ATGCGATTTCGGACTGGGATAGCGTGGTCATCGCCTACGAGCCTGTGTGGGCCATTGGGACAGGGAAGACGGCCACTCCGCAGCAGGCCCAAGAGGTCCACCAAAATCTCCGCAGCTGGTTGACGGAGAACGTCAGTGCCGCGGTCTCTGCCAACACCAGGATCGTTTATGGAG GCTCTGTAAATGCAGCCAACTGCCGTGATTTAGGATCTCAGCCGGACGTGGATGGGTTTCTCGTAGGGGGAGCATCCCTGAAGCCGGAATTCGCTCAGATTATAGCCGCTGGAGGCCAGTAG
- the LOC140238527 gene encoding DNA damage-binding protein 2-like, protein MAPRNRSKTGRKKGLPTPPARKNQQSRSGLREENDRALTLQAAKEHQTDERKENIQTATEAEIKGEGDLIFNFGNKRQIIPQRVAVPVDSHSSNLVHGLYRHLSGQLGKTKFKKITVQPMVKQLEEFRVTHNECQFDRRVTAMEWHPSLPKTLAVGSKGGDLMLWDYSKGSSFIPGIGKGGSVQALKFDRSDPQWLYTSSIDGTVSRRKVNGQERRVYLDTADWNFWYCSLDINYTDRVLVAGDNVGKTVLMSLEGEQLWSHRLHKQKVTHCEFNPKCPWLLATASVDSTVKLWDIRNISGKTSYLHELKHNKPVNSAYFSPDGTRLLTTDQFSDLRIYRGPDWSQLERTITHPHRFFQHLTPIKASWHPFQELIVVGRYPHEALQGFPHDDIRSVDIFDAVSGELVCRLVDQIARGIQSLNVFSPSGDALATGMGVNTLIWQNSDILRCEREERRDILRRQGRAPPKDDTEDRTKKPPKRPRNNKKLTEKLQTMKKLKGS, encoded by the exons ATGGCACCAAGGAACCGTTCGAAAACAGGGAGAAAGAAAGGCCTGCCAACGCCACCTGCAAGAAAGAATCAGCAGTCGCGGTCGGGACTGAGGGAAGAAAATGATAGAGCTTTAACGTTACAAGCTGCAAAAGAGCACCAGACCGATGAGAGGAAG GAAAACATCCAGACAGCCACAGAGGCAGAGATCAAGGGCGAAGGAGACCTCATCTTCAATTTTGGAAATAAACGACAAATAATACCTCAGAGAGTTGCTGTACCAGTCGACAGTCACAGTTCCAATCTGGTTCATGGCTTGTACAGGCATTTGTCGGGTCAGCTGGGCAAGACAAAGTTTAAGAAG ATCACTGTCCAACCCATGGTGAAACAACTGGAAGAGTTTCGAGTCACCCACAATGAGTGCCAGTTTGACCGCAGAGTGACCGCAATGGAATGGCACCCCAGCCTCCCAAAGACCCTGGCTGTGGGTTCGAAGGGGGGCGACCTGATGCTCTGGGATTACTCAAAAGGAAGCAGCTTCATACCTGGG ATTGGTAAAGGGGGCTCAGTCCAAGCCCTTAAGTTTGACCGCAGTGACCCCCAGTGGCTATATACCTCCTCCATTGATGGGACAGTCAGCCGTCGAAAGGTTAATGGTCAAGAGAGAAGGGTCTACCTTGACACGGCTGACTGGAA CTTCTGGTACTGCTCCCTGGATATCAACTACACGGACCGTGTGCTGGTCGCAGGAGACAACGTCGGGAAAACTGTCTTGATGTCGCTGGAGGGGGAACAG CTCTGGAGTCACCGCTTACACAAGCAGAAGGTCACCCACTGCGAGTTCAACCCGAAGTGCCCCTGGCTCCTGGCCACCGCGTCCGTCGACTCCACGGTGAAGCTTTGGGACATTCGCAACATCTCCGGAAAGACGAGCTACCTCCACGAACTGAAGCACAACAAACCAGTCAATTCAG CCTACTTTAGTCCTGATGGAACAAGGTTGCTAACGACAGACCAGTTTAGTGATCTTCGGATCTACCGTGGTCCAGATTGGAGCCAACTAGAGAGGACCATCACTCATCCACACCGGTTCTTTCAGCATCTCACACCCATCAAG GCCTCGTGGCATCCATTCCAGGAGCTGATTGTGGTGGGCAGATACCCCCACGAGGCACTGCAGGGATTTCCCCACGACGACATCCGCTCTGTAGATATCTTTGACGCCGTCAGCGGAGAACTTGTGTGCAGGCTCGTTGACCAGATAGCCAGAGGCATCCAGTCA CTGAATGTCTTCAGTCCCAGTGGTGATGCCCTTGCTACAGGAATGG GGGTCAACACACTCATCTGGCAGAACTCCGACATTCTGCGATGCGAGCGGGAAGAGCGACGAGACATACTGCGCAGGCAGGGAAGGGCGCCCCCAAAGGACGACACAGAGGACAGGACCAAGAAACCACCGAAGAGGCCGCGCAACAACAAGAAGCTTACCGAGAAACTGCAGACGATGAAGAAGTTGAAAGGGAGCTAA